In Zalophus californianus isolate mZalCal1 chromosome 17, mZalCal1.pri.v2, whole genome shotgun sequence, one DNA window encodes the following:
- the PPP1R14A gene encoding protein phosphatase 1 regulatory subunit 14A has product MAAQRLGKRVLSKLQSPSRARGPGGSPRGLQKRHARVTVKYDRRELQRRLDVEKWIDGRLEELYRGREADMPDEVNIDELLELESEDDRSRKIQGLLKSCRNPTEDFVQELLGKLRGLHKQPGVHPPSPSGDRSLSPLQDPARTAPP; this is encoded by the exons ATGGCAGCTCAGCGTCTGGGCAAGCGGGTGCTGAGCAAGCTGCAGTCTCCGTCGCGGGCTCGCGGCCCGGGGGGCAGCCCCCGGGGGCTGCAGAAACGACACGCGCGTGTCACCGTCAAGTACGACCGGCGGGAGCTGCAGCGGCGGCTAGACGTGGAGAAGTGGATCGACGGGCGCTTGGAGGAGCTGTACCGCGGcagg GAGGCAGACATGCCTGATGAGGTCAACATTGACGAATTGTTGGAATTAGAGAGCGAAGACGACAGAAGCCGGAAAATCCAG GGACTCCTGAAGTCGTGCAGGAACCCCACAGAG GACTTCGTTCAGGAGCTGCTGGGGAAGCTACGAGGCCTCCACAAGCAGCCCGGCGTCCACCCGCCAAGCCCCTCCGGGGACCGCAGCCTGAGCCCCCTCCAGGACCCAGCCCGGACCGCGCCACCCTGA